The genomic segment AGAGAGTGAGGGTCGGCGCTGGCTGCTGGCGGTGCCTCGGGCCACCGACCGGGCCCAGCATCCCTCGGAAAAATTCAGCTATAACTGGCCTCGGGCCAAGGAAGATACGGTCCGTTTCGGCCGGGTTAAAGATGGGTTGGTGCCTTCGCCGCCGGCGGCTTTCAAGCCGGACGCCGGCGGCTGGCGGCCGCTGCTCAACGAACGCTGACGGGTTTGGCCAGGGTGATCAGTTCCAGACGGGCTTCGGCATGGCCGGTGTGCGCGTCGGTCGCGGCGCGGCGGAGATCGGCGAAGAACTGAGCGGCGCTCTCTTGGTCGAGCAGTTCGCCGGGTGGTGGGGTCAGCCGGTTTTCGCCGGCGATGGCCAGAACCCGGTCAACGCCGAAAGGCGGGCTGACTTTAAGGTCATAGGGACAGCCGTCGTCGGGCAGGACCAGAAGATGATTGGCCTTCAGAGGGGGCGCCTGGGAATCGAAACGCTGCCGCCGGTCAAGCGGATAGAGCAGGACGGCCGAACCGTCCGGGTTGAGATAGAACAGATAAACCCAGGCGGGGCGATTGAGGCGGACCAGAAAACGAATCTGCTCGCCCTGATAATAACGGGGCCGGTGGTCGCCGCGGTTACTGCTGAGCTCCACCCGCAGACCGCCAAGGCTGACCTGTTCGGAGTCTAGCTCTCCGGCGGCAACCAGGCCTTTGGCCTGACCTTCGCGGTCGACCAGATAGTCGGGAAACAGGTTCTCCGGCACCGTGGCCGAGGCGGCGCTGATCTGGATGCCGCCGGGATCGAGAATGGAAATCCGAATCTCCAGCTGGCGGCGATTACTCCAGGCGCTGCCCCAGAGCTCGGTGTCGGCCCGAATCAGATCGGCGGTCAGGTCGGAGTCGGTTTCCGGCCCGGCCCGGCGGTTTTGCGGCAGGCCGCCCCGGGTCCGCAACTGTTCGACATCAAGCCGACAGAGCTCGTGCTGGGGGTCGAGCACACGAAAGAGGTTGTTTTCGGCCAGGGCCGGGCGCAGCCAGTCGTTGAGATAAATTCCCAGGTCACCTTTTTCCCGCAAATTCCCCTTTATCTGAAAGGCGCGTAAATAGACGCTGCGGCGTTGTCGGTTTCTGACCTGCAGTTCCAGCTTGCGCAGCAGGTAGCGACCCCAGGAGTCGAGATCGGCGATCAGGGCGTTTTCGTCGAGGCGTTTTTTCAGCAGCTTGGCGCTGGCCGCGGCCACGGCTTCCGGGCCGTCCTGACCGAGGGCGATGATTTTTAAATCCAGCGCCAGAAACTCGCCTTCGCCCTGCCAGCTGCCTTGCAGAATCAGGTATTGGTCCTCGTTGCTGCCGGGCAGCAGCACGCGGGCTCCCCGGCGTTTCATCTCGCTGATGAATTTGCCCCGCAGCTGCACCGCCAAGGGCAGGCTGAGACCGCTGTGGGCGTCAAAAAAATCCTGGCTGCTGATCAGCACCGGCTGCAGCCTCAGGTTGACCTGGTCGGCCAGGGTCCCGCAGAGCTCGGCGACGGCTTCATCCAGGGTGATTTCGGTGGCGTCCCGGCTTCAGAAGCCGGCCCCGGCGCTTCCCGGCAAAAAGAGCAGTCCCGCCAGCAGCAGCAGCGGAGCGGCGCTTTTTCGTAACGCGGCGGAAGTTTTCTGCAAACTCACAAAGACACCTCTTTGGCGGCCGGAAACCCGTTCCGGCCCGGCTATTGTTCCTGGGCGTCAACCACCGCCACCGCCGCCATGTTGACGATATCGTTCACGTCGTCGCCGCCCTGTAAAACATGAATGGGCTTTTTCAGGCCCATCAGAATCGGGCCGATGGCTTCGGCGCCGCCCAGCTTGTTGAGTAGTTTATAGCAGATATTACCGGATTGTAGATCTGGAAAAATAAAGACATTGGCATTGCCCTGCACCGCGGAAAAGGGAAACTGCCGGGCGGCCAGTTCCGGGTCGAGGGCGGTGTTGGCCTGCATTTCGCCATCGACAAGCAATTGCGGAGCCCGGCTTTTGACCAGGCGGGTCGCTTCCTTGACCTTGTCGCTGAGAGGATGTTTGGTGCTGCCGAAATTGGAAAAAGAGAGCATCGCGATGCGCGGTTCAATGTCGAGCTGCCGGGCTTTCTGCGCCGTCAGAATCGCGATTTCGGCCAGTTCCGCGGCGGTCGGCTCGATATTGACGGTGGTGTCGGCGAAAAAAACCACTTCTTTTTTAGTTATCATCAGATAGGTGCCGTGGACCTTGGAAAGATCTTCCCGCTTGCCGATGATTTCCAGGGCCGGCCGAATCGTGTCGGGGTAGGGGTGGTCGATGCCGGAAAGCAGGGTGTCGGCATCCCCGAGATGCACCATCATCGCCCCGAAATAGTTGCGGTTGCGGCGCATCAGTCGTTTGGCCTTGGCCAGAGTGATGCCTTTGCGCTGGCGCAGGTGAAACAGCTCCTCGACGTAGCGCGTCAGTTTGTCGCTGGTCTGGGGGTCGATAATTTCGATCGGGCCGAGGTCGAGGTGCAGATCGTTGATCTTGGCGCGAATCGTGGCTTCGTTGCCCAGCAGCACGGGGATGGCGATGTTCTCGTCGATCAAAATCTGCGCCGCCCGCAGAATCTTTTCGTCGTCGCCTTCGGGAAAAACCACCCGTTTCGGGTGGTTCCGGGCCTTGTTGATGAGGGTGCGCATGACCTCCTTGGAACGGCCCTGGAGGGCTTCCAGCTGTTCCAGATATTTGCTCATGTCGGTGATCGGTTTGCGCGCCACGCCGGAATCCATGGCCGCCTGGGCCACCGCCGGTGCGACATGGAGCAGGACTCTGGGGTCGAAGGGTTTGGGAATGATATAGTTGCGGCCGAAACTGAGTTCCTCGTTGCCGTAGGCCCGCCGGACCGAATCGGGCACATCCTGCTTGGCCAGGTCGGCCAGGGCCTTGACCGCGGCCACCTTCATGGCTTCGTTGATGGCGCTGGCATGGACATCCAGAGCGCCGCGAAAGAGAAAGGGAAAGCACAGGACATTGTTGACCTGGTTCGGATAATCGCTGCGCCCGGTACCGACAATGGCGTCGGGCCGGACCGCCAGCACCTCCGGCGGGGTGATTTCCGGATCAGGATTGGCCATGGCGAAGATAATCGGGTCGGGCGCCATGCCCTGGACCATCTCGGCCGTCAGCGCGCCCTTGGCCGAAACCCCGAAGAAGATATCGGCCCCGACCATCGCCTCGGCCAGGTTGCGGGCGTTGGTTGCGGCTGCGAGTCGTTCCTTGTACTCGT from the Pseudomonadota bacterium genome contains:
- a CDS encoding DUF4384 domain-containing protein — its product is MLISSQDFFDAHSGLSLPLAVQLRGKFISEMKRRGARVLLPGSNEDQYLILQGSWQGEGEFLALDLKIIALGQDGPEAVAAASAKLLKKRLDENALIADLDSWGRYLLRKLELQVRNRQRRSVYLRAFQIKGNLREKGDLGIYLNDWLRPALAENNLFRVLDPQHELCRLDVEQLRTRGGLPQNRRAGPETDSDLTADLIRADTELWGSAWSNRRQLEIRISILDPGGIQISAASATVPENLFPDYLVDREGQAKGLVAAGELDSEQVSLGGLRVELSSNRGDHRPRYYQGEQIRFLVRLNRPAWVYLFYLNPDGSAVLLYPLDRRQRFDSQAPPLKANHLLVLPDDGCPYDLKVSPPFGVDRVLAIAGENRLTPPPGELLDQESAAQFFADLRRAATDAHTGHAEARLELITLAKPVSVR
- a CDS encoding NADP-dependent malic enzyme, producing the protein MSKRQAALDYHRQGRKGKIEVVTTKPCATSRDLALAYSPGVAEPCLEIEKHPDLAYEYTAKGNLVAVVSNGTAVLGLGDIGAQAGKPVMEGKGVLFKRFADVDVFDIELATRDSDEIIRTVKLLEPTFGGINLEDIKGPECFYIEEQLKKIMNIPVFHDDQHGTAIIAMAGMRNALELVGKTMAEAKMVVNGAGAAGIACANLALSLGVSRENLILCDSKGVIYQGRREGMNEYKERLAAATNARNLAEAMVGADIFFGVSAKGALTAEMVQGMAPDPIIFAMANPDPEITPPEVLAVRPDAIVGTGRSDYPNQVNNVLCFPFLFRGALDVHASAINEAMKVAAVKALADLAKQDVPDSVRRAYGNEELSFGRNYIIPKPFDPRVLLHVAPAVAQAAMDSGVARKPITDMSKYLEQLEALQGRSKEVMRTLINKARNHPKRVVFPEGDDEKILRAAQILIDENIAIPVLLGNEATIRAKINDLHLDLGPIEIIDPQTSDKLTRYVEELFHLRQRKGITLAKAKRLMRRNRNYFGAMMVHLGDADTLLSGIDHPYPDTIRPALEIIGKREDLSKVHGTYLMITKKEVVFFADTTVNIEPTAAELAEIAILTAQKARQLDIEPRIAMLSFSNFGSTKHPLSDKVKEATRLVKSRAPQLLVDGEMQANTALDPELAARQFPFSAVQGNANVFIFPDLQSGNICYKLLNKLGGAEAIGPILMGLKKPIHVLQGGDDVNDIVNMAAVAVVDAQEQ